The genomic window GAGTTTGTGCATTGCTTCGCCGCAGCAGACGAGTTGACCTGCTCCTTTGCCGATGACTTTTACGGTGTTTCCGCAGATGTTGCACTTGTAGATCTCACTTACTTCTGTCATGAGGATATGTTTCGCACAAGACAATATATACGTGAGTATCGGGGTAAGATGTTCGAAAAAAAGGGGTTTTAGAGGGTTTTATGGTGCTCAACAATTGCATCTGCCATTGCATGGAGCGCAGTAATTGCAGTCTCCTCGGGCTGACCTCTGATGTATACCGGCTCAAGTATTTTGGCACTTAAGGGTGAGAGCATCTCTTCAAGGTAGTTGACTGCATTGGTACCCCAGCCGTAAGAGCCGATGACCGCGATCTGCTGTACTTTGGGCCGGAGTGCACGAATGAGGTAGGCGGCGTTGACCGCTACCGGATGCGGGCCGAAGAGTACGGTAGGCGTTGCGATGACGATTGTTGCTGCATCCACTATGGCGCTGCCAAGCACGCCGGTATCGGTCTCCAGCAGGTTGTACTGATGGACCGGAATGCCGCGCTGGACAAGATCGTCGACGAGGAACTTTGTCATGAGTTCGGTACTTCCATGCATGGAGACGTACGCTACGATGACAAGGTTTTTGGGGGAGTCGCCCGACCAGTCGCGATAGAGGTCGATAATTTTCGCCGGCATTCTGAGAACCGGACCATGACTTGGACCGATGATCTTTGGCGCAATTTCATCGATGAGGTTGAGGTGCTCCTGCACTGAGGAACGGAACGGCATCATGATGGCTGCATAGTAACGCTTTGCTGCTTCAAGGTAGTCGGGACTTTCGTCGTCCTGATAGAGCGTTGGCGCTGCATAGTGCGTGCCGAGGAAGTCGGTGGTGAAGAGTACTTTGTCTTCGATGACTTCGGTGAACATGGTGTCGGGCCAGTGGACCCAGGGGGCGAGATAGAACTTCAGGGTTTTGTCGCCGAGCGAGAGGGTTTCCCGGTCGCCGATGACGATGAAGCGTTCCTCAACTTCTTCGAGATGATGCATTGCCAAAAGGAGACCCTTGCAGGTTTCGTTGGTGACAACTTTTGCACCGGGGAAAATTTCGAGCAGCAGAGGCAGGAGACCTGAGTGGTCCTGTTCTGCGTGGTCGATGATGATGTAGTCCAGCGAGTGCTGGTCCAGACGCATGAGGTTGGTGATGAAGTCTGCCTCGTCGTTGGGTTTGCAGGTGTCGATTAAGGCGGTTTTTTCGCTGCCTTTTACGAGGTAGGAGTTGTAGCTGCTTCCTCGCGGGGTGGGCATGATTGCGTCAAAGTACCGCAGATCCCAGTCAATGGTTCCAACCGAGTAGATACGGTCAGCAATCTCACGCGTTGCCATGGATTGTTACACCTTTTTGAACTGGGTTTTGGGTGCGCCACAGACCGGGCATTTCCAGGTGTCAGGAAGTTTTTCAAACGAAGTTCCGGCAGGGTACATGATGCCTGCTCCTTTTTCCGGGTCATATACATATCCGCAGATTGTGCAACGATATTTGTCCATTTTAACTTTCCTTCCTTATAATTAAGGCATAATACTATTGGGAATGATTGGTTATATTTTGTTGGGATATGGCAGGTTGGTTGTAGGTGGAAATTTTGTTTTGTAGCTCCGCCCACGGAAAAACGGAACACACGGAGCTTCACAGAAAAACATCACGGAGCAGACGTGAACACCACGGAAATTATGAATAATTGTATGGAACATCATCTTCTCTGACTGAATATGTTACTCCGTCGCGGATACATCTCCTGATGTCGACCCCCGGATGATGATTGAAGTTGATCAAAAGGCCAAGATCAAAATTTGTTATTTTCAGATAATTTTTGATTTGGGCAAGATGTTCATTGGTTATCTCTTCGACTGCTTTGAGTTCAAGGATTATTTTATTATAACACACGATATCGGCCCGGAATTTACCTACAGAGATATTTTTGTAACTAACCGGCAATTCTTTCTGAGATTCGAATGGAATTCCACGAAGTTTCAATTCATGTTCGAGAGCGCTTTGATAGACTGATTCCAAAAATCCCGGACCAAGTGATTTGTAGACTTCGAATACTGCTCCACGAATACGATAGGTTTCATCTTCAAAAATTAGGCTCATGCTCTTATGAAATGATCAGGAAGTGAGCTGAAATAATAGTTGCTGATGAAATTCCGTGATGTTCACGTCTGCTCCGTGATGTTTTTTATTTCAGTGTGTTCCCGCGAAGCGGTAAGCAGGCCGAAGGCATGCGTTCCGGTTTTCCGTGGGCGGAGCATAAAAGATCAAAAATAAAAAATTGCCAACTCCGGATTTGATTTTAATCTCAGACCGCCAATAGGTACATCTGGTAAGAGGCTTTATGGACGAGAGTGCTGGCCAAAAGATCCGGGGAGTTATTTTCGGGCATTTTCTGATCGATATTTACACACCGATTCTGGCGCTGATCCTGCCGCTGCTGATCGCAGGGATGGATCTGAGTTATTTCCTTGCAGGTATGATTGTGACGGTGTTTAATGTGACGTCGTCGGTGTCCCAGCCGTTTGTGGGCTGGTACGGGGATAAGACCGGATGGCGGGCGAGTGTGCCGCTGTGTCTGGTGATCGGGAGTGTGGGGATTAGTCTGACGGCGGTTACGGGAAATTATGTTCTGCTGCTGTTTCTTGCAGCGGGAGCTGCTATTGGCCACGCACTGTTTCATCCGGCGGCGATGGATATTATGTACCGCTTGAGTCCTCCGGCAAAGCGGGGATTATATAACTCGATTTTTACGACGAGCGGAAGTATCGGGTATGCGGTCGGGCCGCTAATTGCAGGTATTCTGATTGTGGTCGGTGGTCTTCCGGCGGTTGCATGGCTGATGATTCCCGGGATTCTCGGGGCGACATGGATGTACCGGAACAACCGCAGGTCCCGCGGTAAGTCTGGTGCAGGTACGAAAGCGAAGGTTGTTGAGAAAAATGCGAGTGAAGCGGCACCCCGGAAACGGTTTTGGTGGGTGCCGGCAGGTTTGGTTGTTTCGATCTGTTCGCTTCGTGCGTGGGCATATCTCGGCGTGATTACGTATCTGCCGACGTTACTGATTCTTGGTCATCATGGAATGGACATGTTTACGGCGTCTGCGATTGTTACGGTGATGCTGTTCTTCGGTGTTGCGGGACAGGTTGTGGGCGGGTATATGTCGGACCGGTTTGGGAGAAAGGAGATGTTGGTGCTTGGTCTTGCGTGTGCAATTCCGTTTTTCTGTCTGATCTTTTCGACGAATGAGGTGCTGATGTATTTTGGCGTGATGATGTATGCGTTCTTTGCGTCGTCGTGTTATGTGATGTCGGTGACGATGACACAGGATCTGCTGCCGGGAAATGTGGGGTTTGCGTCAGGGCTGACTCTTGGGTTTTCGATGGGGGTCGGAGGTCTTGGTGCTGCGCTGATCGGATGGGCAGCTGATGTGCTCGGGTCGTTGTCAAGTGCGATGTTTCTGTTGATTGTGCCGATCATTTTGTGTCCGGTTCTGGCACTGCTGATCAAGTATCCGCTGAAGAGTCTGGCACGGGGACATGATAGAGGAGCTGACGGGGACATATAAAATTGGACTTCCACGGAGTGATTACTCCAAACAAGGCAAAAAACAGAATAATCATAGGCAATGAATGAAACTCATCGCCGCATAACTTCCCTTAAAAAAAACAAACTCTCATTTTTAGTACACTGTACTGTACTTCTAAGTACAGTACATAGTAGTAGTAGTAAGAAAAAATATTTTTCAAAAATTATCGCGGCACGACCATCGGCAGACCCTTATGCATCACAATATCCACCGCAATACCATACACCGCCTCAATCACATCAGCAGTCACCCCGGACCGATCACACGCCGCATACACCATACCGCCCTTCATAAACAAAAACCGGTCCGCAAACCGCAGCGCAAGATTCAGATCATGCATCGTCATAACCGTTGCCACATTATGATGATCCACCACATCCCGGATAACCCCTAAAATCGCCATCTGCCGACACAGATCCAGAGCCGACGTCGGCTCATCCAGCAGAAGAACAGACGGCTCCTGCACAATCGCACGACAGATACACACCCGCTGAAGCTCACCTCCCGACAGCTCATCAATAGAGCGGAGCTGCATCTCCAACAAACCAAAACGCGACAGCGCCTCCTCAACAATCACATAATCCCTCTCACTCACCCGCAACCCAAGATGCGGTTTTCGCCCGAGAAGCACCGTATCAAACACGCTCATCTTTGCAGACTCATTCCGCTGCGCAACATACCCGACATTTTTCGCAATCTCTGTCCCCGACATTTTCATCAGATCCTTCTCCTCCAGAAGAACCGTGCCGGTCTTCGGCGTAAGAATCAGATTCATACACTTCAGAAGCGTCGACTTCCCCACACCATTCGGGCCGAGAATCGCAAGAATCTCTCCGCGTGCAACCCCAACAGAAACATTTGCAAGAACCGGATCGCTCCGGTACTCAAAACTCACCCCTGCAACCTGAAGGATAGCCCTGCCCGGGACATCACCGTGATGCGAATGCGGGCAGTCATGCGAGTGATCATGCGTATGCACGTAACCTTCCACATGCGAATGCGGATGCACATGACGACCCTCATGAGCATCATGGCCCTCATGACCCTCATGACCCACGTGCTCTTTGTGCTCAGACTCCTCCCTCACATCCGCCGCCCCCGAATGATAAGATACAGAAACACCGGAGCGCCAAGAAACGCAGTCAGCACCGCAACCGGCAGAACATGTGGCGCAATAATTGTTCGGGCAACGGTATCAGACACCAGCAGAAGAACCGCACCGCAAACAAAACTTCCCGGAATCAAAAACCGGTGATCATCACCGATCAGCCGACGCACAATATGCGGACAGACAAGACCCACAAAACCGATCACACCAAGAAACGCCACAATCACCGCACTGATAACAGATGCCGCAATCATACCAATCAAACGCGTCCGCTCAACATTCACCCCGAGACCCCGGGCAGTCTCATCACCCGCATCAATCGCATTGTAGTCCCAGCGTTTGAACAAAATGTAGCCAAACGCCGCAACCACCACAACCGCCATAATCCCAAGCTCGGTCCAGCTTGAACGCGACACATCCCCGAACTGCCAGAACACAATCGACGCAAGCTTCGTATCATCCACAAAATACTGAATCGCCATCAGACCCGCACTGAAAAGTGAACTGATAGCAACGCCCGCAAGGACCATCGTCTCAGGAGTAGCCGACCGCATCCGGGCAATCAGAAGAATAATCATCGTCGTCAGCATGCTGAAAATAAATGCACAGAGCGTCGTCAGATACGGATTATGCACGACCACCGCGTCAGCAATACTGCTGCCGGTCGTGCCCGCACCAAACAGCAGAATACCGATCGCAGCACCAAACGCCGCGGCATTGGAAAGACCCAGTGTAAAAGGAGATGCGAGAGGATTTCGAAGAATCGACTGCATCGCAACTCCTGCAATCGCAAGACCGGCTCCCGCAACAACTGCCGTCAGCGCCTGCGGGATTCGAATATTCCAGATGATTCGCTCAAACAGTCCAGTCCCCTGCCCGCCCAGCAGTGTTCCGAGAATATCAGGGATCGGAATCGAGACCGCACCAACCGACACCGAAACAAAAAACATGATCACAGTGAGGGCAACGCCTGAAAGGATCAGGAGAATTTTTCGTGCGACATATGCCCGGTACTGTCCTGACGAAGTTTCAGTCTCCATGGCTGCTCTCACAACAGAGGGATCTCCAGCTTCGTGAACGACAAATTCTGCACATTTGCTTTCAGCTGTTCGTAGACCGGAGCACCGACAACGAATTCGTAGATCTCATCGGCCTTTGCTGCCGGATCAATATCTGCGAACTTGTCCGGGTACAGAACTTTTCCGATATAGTACGCGTTTGCAAGGCTTGTCTCATGATTCACGTTCATCGACGTGTGAGGATTTACCGCATACACCTCGCCGTTCTTCACCGCAGACAGCCCCTGATACGCTGCATCACTGCCAAACTCGACAACTGCACCGCCTTCTGCTGCGGTAAGCGTTCCAAGATCCACAAAGATCATGTCAGGATCCCAGGCAAGAATCTGCTCTTTTGCAACTTTTGCATAACCCGTCTGACTCACCTCACCAATATTTGAGGCAACATTTTTTGCACCAAGCAGGGTGAATGCCAGATAATTCGGATCGGTCCCGTCAGCTCCGTGAGCTCCGTTGTAGGAAATTCCGCAAACATACACCGTCGGTTTTCCCGCGTCCGGCACGTCTGCAACGCGGCCTTTCAGATCCTCTTCAACCCCGTTAAAGTACGCGACTATCTCATCAGCACGTTTCTCTGTGTGCAATATTTTTCCAAGCATCCGCAAAGTCTCACGGATCTGATCACCTTTGGTGACATAGTCGCCGACATAAAACATCACCACAGGAATACCGGTCTTTTCCGTGATCATGTTGGCGGTCGCAACGTTTGAGCTGCTGGCGCCTCCCATAAACAGAACCTCTGCACCTGATGCGAGAAGTTTTTCATTGTCAACAACAGCCATTGCAGAGCCGAGGGCCTGACGATTTTTGATCTCAGGGTTTGCGAGTAGATAGGGTCTCAGCTCATTTGGACGAGTGAAGAGATCGCTGTCCTGATAGTCAACCGCAACAACGCGGTCCAGATTCACATCCAGATACACAAAGTACCGCATCGAACCTGATCCGGAAACCGCAATTTTCTGCGGATTGTCAGGAATGGTAACCTCGCGACCGAATGCATCGATTATTGTGATGGTACCGGCAGTATTCCCCACATCAGGAGAAGAGACACAACCCGCAGATATGCAGAAAATAGAAAGAAAGACACAAACAAGAAATACAGACACTATTTTTTCGCTTACAAACATGTTATCAAAATACTATTTTTTCATACTGAGTAATAAGTTTATTCCAAAACGCTCGTCGAACACACGAACATATATTCAGATCAATACTATTAATAGTCCTGAGGGGCGATTATGTTGCTATGAAAGATTTTGCCGATGTCATAGCATTTCACGGTCACGTCTGCGGTGGTCTTGCGCTCGGATACAAAGCCTGTGAACTTGCCGCACAGGAACTTGGCCTCGACTTCTCTGAAGATGAGGAGATTGTGGCACTCACCGAGACAGACTCCTGTACGGTTGATGCAATCCAGGTACTGTTCGGCTGCACCGCAGGCAAAGGAAATCTCTTCGTCAACAACTGGGGCAAAACCGCATTCTCCTTCTACCGCCGCGACAACAACACCTCGATCCGGCTTGTCGCCATCCCGGACGCCGTGCCAAAAGACCCGCGAATGAACGAGCTCAGGCCGAAGATTATGAGAGGAGACGCAACCGAAGGCGAAAATGTCGAGTACCATCATCTGGTCCACGAACATGTGGATCAGATTCTTTCAATCCCTGCAGAAAAACTGTTTGAGATCAAAGAGACAACGCTCCCCCTCCCAAGTGAGGCATCCATCTACTATAATGTGATGTGTTCGGTCTGCGGTGAACATGTTGCAGAAGGACGGGCAAAACAGGTGGACGGAAAATACGTCTGCATCCCCTGCCAGAAAAAATAATTTTTTTATGAGAGGATGATTTCGCCGCCCACGGAAAAACGGAACGCATGCCTTCGGCCTGCTTACCGCTTCGCGGGAACACACGGAGTTTCACAGAAAAACATCACGGAGCAGACGTGAACAACACGGAATTCATATTCAAATAGGAGTTCCGCGGTGTACTGTTGAGTGGTGAGATCTCGCCTCGTGAGAAAAAAACCGCCACGGATTCACACGGATTCCAAATTTGCCAATCGTCATTATCTTGCGTTCGGTCGGGACTCCGGCTAATCGCCTGCGTCCTTTTCGACCTCACTGGATAATGACTGGCAAATTTTTTTCGGTTTTTTGTTGAGTGGTACATGTGGTTTTGCTTGGAAAAATCAATTACATAATCACACAGATTGCATTTTCGGAAAAAAAATGTGCGTGAGTACGATGCAAAAAACATACTCATCATTTCAACAAAAAATCGAAAAATTTGCCAGCTGGTATCCAGTGAGGTCGAAAAGGACGCAGGCGATTAGCCGGAGTCCCGACCGAGCGCAAGATAACAGCGATTGGCAAATTAAATATCTGTGTGAATCCGTGGCGGTTTTTTTTCACACGAGACCACGTTCATCAGTTACCTGCTTACAATTTTCAGAAAAAAAGGAACTGAGATCTTTTTGCAATATCACACCGCGTAACTCCTATTAAAAAAAATTCAACGAAATTTTTTTCGTGGTATTATATTCGAAATTATTTTTTCTGTACTCATAAAATAGTTTTCAGTTGCCATGTTGAAAAAACTCAACGAAATTATATTTCCGTGATGTTCACGTCTGCTCCGTGATCTTTTTTTCTGTGAAACTCCGTGTGTTCCCGCGAAGCGGTAAGCAGGCCGAAGGCATGCGTTCCGTTTTTCCGTGGGCGGAGCTACGATGAGTTAAAACAGCGCCCTATCCTTCTTCGCGCCCGCAAGGTTCGCACCGCCAAGCTCCGCATGCCGCAGATCCGCATCGCACAAATCCGCCTGCCACAGATCGGCTCCCTCCAGATGCACATGCAAAAGATTCGCACCGCACAACTTCACATGCCGGAGATCCGAACCCTCCAGATGTGCATAGCACAAAACAGCCCCGCTCAGATCAAGATTGCGAAGAGACGCCTCCTCCAGATGCGCCCCGTACATCCGAATATCGTTCCCATCCTTGGAAAGCTCCTTCTGATACCAGTCATTCCAGAGAGCAATATTTCCTGACTCGGCAGCTGACCGCAGAAGCGAAGCCTGGGTTGCATCATACTTGATCTTTCCTGCCCCGTCATACACCGCAGCATCAGGATTTGCTCCCGACAGCTCTGCTCCGCCAAGGAACGCACGCCACAGATTCGTACCCGAAAGATTTGCATTCGCAAGATTCGCCCGCTTCAGATACGAATACGAAAGATCCGCACCCTGCAGCTGGGCATACCGCAGATCCGCACCCTCCAGATACCAGTACGCAAGATCTGCACCGGCAAGATGCGCCCCGTAAGAGTCAGTACTCCGCAGATACTGGGTCTGCACAAGATCTTCCGCATACCAGCCGTTCCACTCCGTAAAGTCCATCGCTTCTGAACAGCGGCGGAACATCTCGTATTGATCCTGATCAAATCGCGTACGACGTCGTGGCGGCATTGTGGAAAACCCTCCTTTGATATTCTTATGTATTGGTCTCTATAAGAATCTGTCTCCGACTCAGGCTTTACCCATAAATTCGTTTGTTGGGGACCGAGGTTCGTCACTAATCGCAGCTCCGCCCACAGAAAAGCGGAACACACGGAGCTTCACGGAAAAAAACATCACGGAGCAGACGAGAACAGCACGGAAATATGATGTTGAATCTGGGTTCCGTGATGTTCACGTCTGCTCCGTGATCTTTGTTCCGTGAAATTTTCTGTGTTTTCAGATTTTCCGTGGGCGGAGTTGATCAAGCCATCTCACAAACTACGCTTTTTCAGATACGAATACGCCGCAAGAGACGCCTTAATCCCTTCACCCGCGGCAACACCAACCTGCTTGCTCTCAACTGACGTCGCATCTCCTGCCGCAAACAAACCCGGAACATTCGTCCGGCAGTTCTCATCAACAAGAATCTCGCCTGATGCATTCATCGCAACCTGACCTTTGAACACCGCAGTATTCGGCGTAAGCCCGAGACCAAGGAACAGACCATCGATAACAATCGTTCTGACATTTTTCATATCAGAAGCCTGGGCAATATCAACAGATGCAACCGTTCGTTCGCCGTGAATCGCCGTGATCACAAACCCTGTCTCAATTACCACATTTTTCTTTGCTCTCAGCCGTTCCACCGAAATCTCATCAGCCTTCAAGGCACTGCGGGAAACAAGCGTCACCTTTGATGCAATATCACTCAGTTCAAGAGCCATATCGACCGCCGTATTCCCGCCGCCGTAAACCGCAACCTCCTTTCCCTTAAACAGAGGGCCGTCACAGGTCGTGCAGATGGAAACCCCGCGTCCAAAATACTCCTCTTCCCCCGGGACTCCGCTCATACGCGGAGACCTGCCGAGCGCGGCAATCACCGCATCAGCAGTGAACCTTCTACCCGAAAGAGTCTCCACCTGAAATGTATCGCCGGACCGGGAAAATCCGGTCACCACATCATCAAAGATAACGCCGCCGTGCGACTCGGCCTGATCCACAAACAGATTCATCAGCGACTCCCCGCTGATCTGATAAAATCCCGGATAGTTTTCAATCTCCGAACTTCTGACAGCCATCCCCCCGCGTGCCCCGCCGATCACCAGAGTCTCGATCTCCTTTCGTCCGGCATACATCGCAGCAGAAAGTCCCGCAGCACCTGACCCGATAATGATGAGCTCATGATCATCAGGAATGTGTCCGGTCTTGTCGATCAAAAGCAGCGGCTCAATCTTGCGGCGATCAAATCCGACAATAACCTCTCCATCGATCACAATAACCGGCACCCCGCGCTGACCGGTGAGATCGATCATCTCCCGTGCGGCATCAACATCCTTGCCGACATCAAGCGAACGATAGGAAAATCCCTTTCCATCAAGCCACGCCTTCAGATTATTACAATGAGGACAATTTTTTGTGGAATATATGGTAATATCATGAGCATTCATAACCAATTTTCGACGGGAACAAATTAAAAGAGTAGGATTGCGACAGTTTATTCATAGGCCTCCCACGGAAAAACAACACGGAACAGACAAGAATAACATGAAATAGGACTTACACGGTGCAATTCTGCGAAGTGATGAGACTGCCATGAATAATTTTTCAACACACCTCCCATTATGATTTTTTAAACACGAACCACACGAAAAAACACGAATAATTTAAAATTCCGTGGTGTTCACGTCTGCTCCGTGATGTTTTTCAGTGAGATTTTCAGTGTATTCCGTTTTTCCGTGGGCGGAGTTACGATATACGGCGAACGTTAGTTGCCAACAAACAACCTTAACCACAAAAAAAATTATTCGGAAACAGAATCAGTCACTTCCGACTGAACCTGCTTTCCTTTTCGGGCCTCTTTGATAAAAATCTCATAACCGGCCATGGTCAACACCAAAAGAACCGGGCCGAGAACAAAACCCAAGAGTCCCATCACCATAGCACCGCCGAAAAATCCGACAAACATCAGCATCGGCCGGATCTCCACCTTCCTTCCGGTAAGTCGCGGTCGCAGAATAATATCCGTCACAACGCACAGCAGGAAATAACCGATCGTACAGATCAGAATAACGCCGCGCCAGTCACCGATCGCAAGCGAGTACAGACCAACAAATATCAGAACCATGATCGGGCCGAGGAATGGAATCAGCGCAAACACCGCACACAGCATCGCATAAAACATCTCATGCCCGTATCCGAGCATAAGGAAAAATCCGTACGCAAGGAAAAACGTCAGCACCGCAAGGAACACATGCACAATGTAGAGCGCGTACAAAATATCCTTCGTCTTCGTAGCCATCAGACCCATGTTGCCCTTCGAAGTTTCCGGAAGGACCGACCAGAGATCGTCCCAAATCCGGTCGCCCAGAACAATGAAACAGTAGAGCAGGGCAAAGAAGAGAATGACATCAATAATAAGAGCAGGAACGAACTCCGCAAAACCGAGAACAACTTTGGGAAACGCTGCCGTAATCATCGAAGTAAGTGCATCAACAAACCCTCCCACATCATGACTTCCACCCGCATGGCCAAGAATCAAAAAAATCTTGTCTATAATTGTTTTCAGCATGAAAACAAGATACTCCAAGTCCGACAACAGAACAATAATCGCTCCAATGCCGACACCGACAACACCTGCCGTGATACCTGTGGCAATAAATCCCGCAGAGATCCAATCAGGAACCTTTTTGGAAAGCCACCGGTGAAGCGGCATACACACAACAGCTATCGATAAGGAAAAGACGGCAATGAAAAGATAGTCGCGGGCAAGAATTAGGGTGAGAAGAAAAATTGCGGCAATAACAATGAGACTGAAATGATCCCGTGCAAAGACGCCAATATTCATTGGTTAATACATCGGTTGCCGAGATGATAAACTCACGGAAGCGCGTGGCTTCATTTTTTGCTTCGTTGCTCCGCCCACAGAACACACTGAAGACACAGAAAATATCACGGAAAAACATCACGGAGCAGACGAGAACAGCACGGAATTCACATTTAATATTATATTTCTGTGCTGTTCACGTCTGCTTCGTGATGTTTTTCCGTGAAATTCCGTGTGTTCCCGCGAAGCGGTAAGCAGGCCGAAGGCATGCGTCTCGTTTTTCCGTGGGTTGATCATTAATTAAATGCACAAAAAAGTTGGAAATAGAGTGAGAATTTACTCAACAATCTTAAAGGATGCGCCCGGGATGCCGCAGATCGGGCAGCGGTCGGTCGTCTTGTTGATCTCAATGTTGCCGCAGACCGGACAGAGATACACAGTCTTGACCTCAAAGTCCTTGCCTGCTTTCACTGCTGCGAGCGCCTGCTTGTAGAGATCAGCGTGAATTGCCTCTGCCTTCATGGCATGCTCAAACGTGATGAGTGCATCCTGACGGCCCTCAGCCTCAGCGACTTTGATGAACGAGGGGTACATCTCGTTGGTCTCGTGCAGCTCGCCTGCCATACCTGCCTCAAGATTTGCAACGGTCGTTCCAATGTATCCGCCGACACGAAGAAGACGGCGTGCATGGATCTCCTCAGCTGCGGAGGTTGCACGGAAAAGCTTTGCAACATGGTCGTATCCCTCGTCTGCGGCTGCT from Methanorbis furvi includes these protein-coding regions:
- a CDS encoding FAD-dependent oxidoreductase, whose translation is MNAHDITIYSTKNCPHCNNLKAWLDGKGFSYRSLDVGKDVDAAREMIDLTGQRGVPVIVIDGEVIVGFDRRKIEPLLLIDKTGHIPDDHELIIIGSGAAGLSAAMYAGRKEIETLVIGGARGGMAVRSSEIENYPGFYQISGESLMNLFVDQAESHGGVIFDDVVTGFSRSGDTFQVETLSGRRFTADAVIAALGRSPRMSGVPGEEEYFGRGVSICTTCDGPLFKGKEVAVYGGGNTAVDMALELSDIASKVTLVSRSALKADEISVERLRAKKNVVIETGFVITAIHGERTVASVDIAQASDMKNVRTIVIDGLFLGLGLTPNTAVFKGQVAMNASGEILVDENCRTNVPGLFAAGDATSVESKQVGVAAGEGIKASLAAYSYLKKRSL
- a CDS encoding rubrerythrin family protein gives rise to the protein MDTKTCIADAFAGESQANRKYKSFSEAAADEGYDHVAKLFRATSAAEEIHARRLLRVGGYIGTTVANLEAGMAGELHETNEMYPSFIKVAEAEGRQDALITFEHAMKAEAIHADLYKQALAAVKAGKDFEVKTVYLCPVCGNIEINKTTDRCPICGIPGASFKIVE
- a CDS encoding AI-2E family transporter, with the translated sequence MNIGVFARDHFSLIVIAAIFLLTLILARDYLFIAVFSLSIAVVCMPLHRWLSKKVPDWISAGFIATGITAGVVGVGIGAIIVLLSDLEYLVFMLKTIIDKIFLILGHAGGSHDVGGFVDALTSMITAAFPKVVLGFAEFVPALIIDVILFFALLYCFIVLGDRIWDDLWSVLPETSKGNMGLMATKTKDILYALYIVHVFLAVLTFFLAYGFFLMLGYGHEMFYAMLCAVFALIPFLGPIMVLIFVGLYSLAIGDWRGVILICTIGYFLLCVVTDIILRPRLTGRKVEIRPMLMFVGFFGGAMVMGLLGFVLGPVLLVLTMAGYEIFIKEARKGKQVQSEVTDSVSE